In Bacillus sp. Marseille-Q1617, a genomic segment contains:
- the yabG gene encoding sporulation peptidase YabG, which produces MKIEINDVVGRLSYKCDILFRIIDIRMIDGVRTAVLYGEDYRLIADAPFHDLKKMDPREQDRIIQEFRSKEEQSFDLFRQDIELLKRKQEYTMTNAYRDEFNYFQVPGKVLHLDGDPSYLRKCLDLYERIGVPVKGVHCSETEMPNEIGPLIDKYRPNIVVITGHDAYSKAKGLKSDINAYRHSKYFVQAVREVRRRYPHLDQLVVFAGACQSHFESLIHAGANFASSPSRVNIHALDPVYIVAKISYTAFKDSVNVWDVIRNTLTGDKGLGGVETKGVLRTGMPYKIVEEEE; this is translated from the coding sequence GTGAAGATCGAAATCAATGATGTCGTGGGTCGTCTTTCATATAAATGTGATATCTTGTTCAGAATCATCGATATACGCATGATAGACGGTGTGAGAACGGCTGTACTTTACGGGGAAGATTATCGATTAATAGCGGATGCTCCTTTTCATGATTTGAAGAAGATGGACCCTAGAGAGCAGGATCGGATCATTCAAGAGTTTCGTTCTAAGGAAGAACAGTCTTTTGATTTGTTTCGACAGGATATTGAGCTCCTTAAGCGAAAGCAAGAATATACAATGACGAATGCTTATAGAGATGAGTTTAACTATTTCCAGGTTCCCGGTAAAGTTCTTCATCTTGATGGAGATCCCAGCTATTTACGAAAATGTCTAGATCTTTATGAGAGAATCGGAGTGCCAGTGAAGGGTGTTCATTGCAGTGAGACAGAAATGCCGAATGAAATTGGCCCCCTTATTGATAAATACAGACCGAATATTGTAGTGATAACGGGTCATGATGCCTATTCCAAAGCCAAAGGGCTAAAGTCGGATATTAACGCTTACCGTCATTCCAAATATTTTGTTCAAGCGGTAAGGGAAGTGAGAAGGAGATATCCCCACTTGGATCAGCTTGTTGTTTTCGCAGGAGCCTGTCAGTCTCATTTTGAATCCCTGATTCATGCAGGTGCGAATTTTGCAAGCTCGCCTTCCAGAGTCAATATACATGCCCTTGACCCGGTTTATATTGTCGCGAAAATCAGTTATACCGCTTTTAAGGATTCCGTCAATGTATGGGATGTGATCCGAAATACGTTGACCGGAGATAAAGGGCTCGGCGGCGTGGAGACTAAAGGTGTGTTACGAACTGGAATGCCGTATAAAATCGTCGAAGAAGAAGAATAG
- a CDS encoding small, acid-soluble spore protein, alpha/beta type yields the protein MSRRRGIMSDQLKEELAQELGFYDVVQKDGWGGITSRDAGNMVKRAVERASSQMAARNSQ from the coding sequence ATGAGCAGAAGAAGAGGAATCATGTCTGATCAATTAAAGGAAGAACTGGCACAGGAACTGGGTTTCTATGATGTTGTTCAGAAAGATGGCTGGGGCGGCATCACATCAAGGGATGCCGGGAACATGGTGAAACGTGCCGTGGAACGGGCCAGCAGTCAGATGGCAGCCCGAAACAGCCAATAA
- the veg gene encoding biofilm formation stimulator Veg: MPKTLADIKRSLDSNLGKRLMLKANGGRRKTIERSGVLAETYPSVFVVQLDQEENAFERVSYSYADVLTETVQLTFYDEATGSIIFSQQ, translated from the coding sequence ATGCCAAAAACATTAGCCGACATTAAAAGATCCCTTGATTCGAATCTCGGGAAACGTTTAATGCTTAAAGCAAACGGTGGACGTCGAAAAACAATTGAGCGTTCAGGCGTTCTAGCCGAAACGTATCCTTCTGTATTTGTCGTACAGCTTGACCAAGAAGAGAATGCGTTTGAACGAGTTTCTTACAGCTATGCAGATGTTCTCACTGAGACAGTTCAATTAACTTTTTATGATGAAGCAACAGGAAGTATCATCTTTAGCCAGCAGTAA
- the spoVG gene encoding septation regulator SpoVG, translated as MEVTDVRLRRVNTDGRMRAIASITLDNEFVVHDIRVIDGNNGLFVAMPSKRTPDGEFRDIAHPINSGTRGKIQDAVLSEYHRLGELEEVELEEAGAS; from the coding sequence ATGGAAGTTACTGACGTAAGATTACGCAGAGTGAACACCGACGGTCGCATGAGAGCGATTGCATCTATTACGCTGGATAATGAATTTGTTGTTCATGACATTCGTGTGATTGATGGGAATAATGGATTATTCGTAGCGATGCCAAGTAAGCGTACTCCTGATGGGGAATTTCGTGATATCGCTCACCCGATCAACTCCGGTACCCGCGGCAAGATACAAGACGCTGTGTTATCAGAGTATCACCGTCTAGGTGAGCTTGAAGAAGTGGAGTTAGAAGAAGCTGGCGCTTCCTAA
- a CDS encoding G5 and 3D domain-containing protein gives MKIKNMKSLFSKSLSRRKWIAAIATIAASAAVFGILFYEGSKNTVALTLDGEQKEIRTHANTIQDILKELEISTRSEDYLYPSGTTKVTNNMKIVWKPAKQVEVSVGDQKKKIWTNADTVKELLSENEIEVGEHDKVQPDLSKKITGDMKITIEEAFPLQLVDGGKKQKAWSTSTTVADFLKQQGITLNKTDRVEPGLDKFVKADDVINVVRVEKVTDVVEETTDFTVVSRKDSDLSKGKEKVVQEGKKGLVEKKYEIVKENGKEVSRKLVSEKVVKDSQDKIVNVGTKVLVAQVSRGSSSSASASASASASAESGGREFYVSSTAYTASCNGCSGYTATGINLKANPGIKVIAVDPSVIPLGTKVYVEGYGYAVAADTGGAIRGNKIDVFFASKSDAYRWGRKTIKVKILD, from the coding sequence ATGAAGATCAAAAACATGAAAAGCCTGTTTTCCAAGTCTTTGAGTCGAAGGAAATGGATCGCTGCAATCGCAACCATTGCAGCATCGGCAGCTGTATTCGGAATCCTTTTTTATGAAGGTTCCAAAAACACTGTAGCATTGACCCTAGACGGCGAGCAAAAAGAGATAAGAACGCATGCAAACACGATTCAAGATATATTAAAAGAATTAGAGATTTCAACCCGCTCAGAAGACTATTTGTATCCCTCGGGAACAACAAAGGTTACAAACAACATGAAGATCGTTTGGAAACCGGCAAAACAGGTAGAAGTATCAGTTGGGGATCAGAAGAAGAAAATCTGGACCAATGCTGATACCGTAAAAGAGTTACTATCGGAGAACGAGATAGAAGTAGGGGAACATGATAAGGTTCAGCCAGACTTATCCAAGAAGATCACAGGGGACATGAAAATTACCATTGAGGAAGCCTTTCCACTTCAGCTCGTGGATGGAGGCAAAAAGCAAAAGGCATGGTCCACTTCGACTACGGTCGCTGACTTTTTAAAGCAACAGGGAATCACACTCAATAAAACCGATCGCGTTGAACCAGGCTTAGACAAATTCGTCAAAGCAGATGATGTCATTAATGTCGTTCGAGTTGAAAAAGTCACCGATGTAGTGGAAGAGACAACTGACTTTACGGTTGTTTCTCGAAAAGACTCAGACCTTTCCAAAGGCAAGGAAAAAGTTGTGCAGGAAGGGAAAAAGGGTCTAGTTGAAAAGAAATACGAAATCGTCAAAGAAAATGGAAAAGAAGTTTCCAGAAAGTTAGTCAGTGAAAAAGTGGTAAAAGACAGCCAGGATAAAATTGTGAACGTCGGCACGAAGGTCCTCGTGGCTCAGGTTTCTCGGGGAAGCTCGTCTTCCGCTTCAGCTTCGGCTTCAGCTTCAGCTTCAGCAGAGAGCGGCGGCAGGGAATTCTATGTGAGCTCGACAGCCTATACTGCGTCATGTAACGGATGCTCAGGCTATACCGCCACAGGAATCAACCTTAAAGCTAACCCTGGTATTAAAGTCATTGCAGTCGATCCTTCAGTGATTCCGTTAGGTACGAAAGTATATGTTGAAGGGTACGGCTATGCCGTGGCAGCTGATACAGGCGGTGCAATCAGAGGAAATAAAATCGATGTTTTCTTTGCCTCCAAGTCAGATGCATACCGCTGGGGAAGAAAAACGATAAAAGTAAAAATATTAGACTAA
- the glmU gene encoding bifunctional UDP-N-acetylglucosamine diphosphorylase/glucosamine-1-phosphate N-acetyltransferase GlmU: MTKRYAVILAAGQGTRMKSKLYKVLHPVCGKPMVEHVVDQITTLNIEKTVTIIGHGAELVKSHLEGKSDFALQEEQLGTAHAVMQSEEVLGNLDGTTLVVCGDTPLIKGETMVALVKHHEEQGAKATILTGHTESPDGYGRIIRNDSGLVERIVEHKDASEDERKVKEINTGTYCFDNKALFNTLKKVSNDNVQGEYYLPDVIEILQTEGEIVSAYQTSDFDETLGVNDRVALSQAETTMKKRINEQHMRNGVTIQDPANTYIDSGVTIGRDTVILPGTVIKGNSSIGEDSMIGPNTEVKDSTIGDRTVVKQSVAHDSSIGSDVQIGPFAHIRPDSSISDEVKIGNFVEIKKASFGKGSKASHLSYIGDAEVGSDVNIGCGSITVNYDGKNKHLTTIEDGVFVGCNSNLVAPVKVGKGAYIAAGSTITEDVPGESLSIARARQVNKENYVQNLNHKK; the protein is encoded by the coding sequence ATGACAAAACGATATGCCGTTATATTAGCTGCCGGACAGGGCACAAGAATGAAATCGAAGTTATACAAAGTTCTTCATCCTGTATGCGGTAAGCCTATGGTGGAACATGTGGTCGACCAAATTACAACATTGAATATAGAGAAAACCGTTACGATCATCGGTCATGGTGCTGAACTGGTGAAATCTCACCTTGAAGGCAAAAGCGATTTTGCCCTTCAGGAAGAACAACTGGGTACAGCTCATGCGGTCATGCAATCAGAAGAAGTACTGGGCAATTTAGATGGTACTACGCTGGTTGTGTGCGGAGATACTCCCCTGATCAAGGGAGAGACAATGGTGGCGCTTGTGAAGCATCATGAAGAACAAGGTGCAAAAGCAACCATTCTGACCGGGCACACAGAATCTCCTGATGGATACGGAAGAATCATCCGCAATGATTCAGGTTTGGTGGAGCGCATCGTAGAACATAAAGATGCGTCAGAAGACGAAAGAAAAGTCAAAGAAATCAATACAGGTACGTACTGCTTTGATAATAAAGCACTATTCAATACGCTGAAAAAGGTATCAAATGACAATGTCCAGGGTGAGTACTACCTGCCGGATGTCATTGAAATCCTTCAGACAGAGGGCGAGATCGTGAGCGCTTATCAAACAAGCGACTTTGATGAGACACTTGGCGTAAACGACCGGGTGGCATTATCGCAAGCAGAGACGACAATGAAGAAACGCATCAATGAACAACATATGAGAAACGGCGTGACGATCCAAGATCCTGCCAACACATATATTGATTCAGGAGTGACCATCGGCAGAGACACTGTCATCTTGCCGGGGACCGTGATTAAAGGCAACTCTTCAATCGGCGAGGATTCCATGATCGGGCCTAATACGGAAGTGAAGGATTCCACAATCGGCGATCGTACCGTTGTGAAGCAATCCGTAGCACATGACAGTTCCATCGGTTCTGATGTGCAGATTGGACCGTTCGCTCACATCCGTCCGGATTCAAGCATTTCGGATGAAGTGAAAATAGGTAACTTCGTTGAAATCAAAAAAGCATCCTTTGGTAAAGGAAGCAAAGCTTCTCACTTAAGCTACATCGGTGATGCCGAGGTAGGAAGTGACGTCAATATCGGCTGTGGATCGATTACAGTCAACTATGACGGTAAGAACAAGCATCTTACAACGATAGAAGACGGAGTGTTCGTTGGCTGCAACTCCAACTTGGTTGCCCCTGTGAAGGTCGGTAAGGGTGCCTATATCGCAGCAGGTTCGACGATCACCGAAGATGTTCCGGGAGAGTCGCTGTCAATTGCGAGGGCTCGCCAGGTCAATAAAGAAAATTATGTACAAAATCTTAATCATAAGAAATAA
- the rsmA gene encoding 16S rRNA (adenine(1518)-N(6)/adenine(1519)-N(6))-dimethyltransferase RsmA, with the protein MHKDIATPLRTKEILGKYGFSFKKSLGQNFLIDPNILRNITEHAGLSKGTAAIEIGPGIGALTEHLARTSGKVVAFEIDQRLIPILGDTLSPYDNVKIINEDVLEANVKSIIEEEFADFEDIMVVANLPYYVTTPIILKLLMERLPIRGICVMLQKEVGDRISAKPGTKEYGSLSIAIQYYTVAEMVMTVPKTVFMPQPNVDSAVIRLTKREKPPVEVIDEDFFFTVTRSSFAQRRKTILNNLTSQLPDGKEKKEHILEALSKAGVEPSRRGETLTIEEFGALSDALYPQFN; encoded by the coding sequence ATGCATAAAGATATTGCCACCCCGCTGCGTACAAAAGAGATATTGGGAAAATACGGATTTTCTTTTAAAAAGAGCCTCGGTCAGAATTTCCTGATCGATCCGAATATACTGCGAAATATAACAGAGCATGCAGGCCTCTCGAAGGGCACTGCAGCCATTGAAATCGGACCGGGCATCGGAGCCCTCACAGAACATCTGGCCCGCACGTCAGGCAAGGTAGTCGCATTTGAGATCGATCAGAGACTGATCCCGATCCTGGGAGATACCCTGTCACCTTATGATAATGTGAAAATCATCAATGAGGATGTTTTAGAAGCAAATGTGAAATCGATCATAGAGGAAGAGTTTGCAGACTTTGAAGACATCATGGTCGTGGCCAACCTTCCGTATTACGTTACTACGCCGATCATTCTTAAGCTCTTGATGGAACGGCTGCCGATCAGGGGGATCTGTGTCATGCTTCAAAAGGAAGTCGGGGACCGGATTTCGGCCAAGCCTGGAACGAAGGAATACGGCTCATTATCGATTGCGATTCAATACTACACAGTAGCGGAAATGGTCATGACAGTTCCGAAGACGGTCTTTATGCCGCAGCCGAATGTAGATTCTGCAGTAATCCGTTTAACGAAGAGAGAAAAGCCCCCTGTGGAAGTGATCGATGAGGATTTCTTCTTTACGGTGACCCGTTCTTCCTTTGCTCAGCGCAGGAAAACGATACTGAACAATCTGACCAGCCAGCTGCCGGACGGGAAAGAAAAGAAAGAACACATCTTAGAAGCGTTGTCAAAGGCGGGAGTGGAGCCTTCGAGAAGAGGGGAGACACTCACCATCGAGGAGTTTGGTGCGTTAAGTGATGCACTTTATCCGCAGTTTAATTAA
- the purR gene encoding pur operon repressor, protein MKFKRSERLIDMTHYLLERPHQLVPLTFFSERYGSAKSSISEDLTIVKETFEGRGIGIVQTVPGAAGGVKYIPKVNSSEAAEVIEELCQHMESSDRLLPGGYLFMTDLLGNPLLMKKVGKLLASAFAEKEIDVIMTVATKGIPIANAIAAYLNVPVVIVRRDSRVTEGSTVSINYVSGSSKRIQSMVLSKRSLKEGSKVLVVDDFMKAGGTVNGMKNLLEEFSAKLSGIGVLVESENAEERLVDDYVSLLKLSDVNEKSKQISLKEGNYFQSNLTFLS, encoded by the coding sequence GTGAAGTTTAAGCGTAGTGAACGATTGATCGATATGACTCATTACTTATTGGAGCGCCCTCACCAACTTGTACCTTTGACATTTTTCTCTGAGCGTTACGGTTCTGCCAAGTCCTCCATCAGTGAAGATTTGACGATTGTAAAAGAAACCTTCGAAGGACGCGGGATAGGAATTGTTCAAACGGTACCGGGGGCAGCAGGGGGAGTCAAGTACATTCCCAAGGTGAATAGCAGTGAAGCAGCAGAGGTGATAGAGGAACTGTGCCAGCACATGGAAAGCTCGGACAGGCTCCTTCCCGGCGGCTACTTATTCATGACGGATCTGCTTGGAAATCCGCTGCTTATGAAAAAAGTAGGGAAGCTCCTTGCCTCGGCATTCGCTGAAAAAGAAATTGACGTCATCATGACTGTTGCCACTAAAGGGATTCCGATTGCAAATGCCATCGCAGCATATTTGAATGTCCCGGTCGTCATCGTCAGAAGGGACAGCCGCGTGACGGAAGGCTCGACGGTCAGTATCAATTATGTATCCGGATCGTCCAAGAGAATTCAATCGATGGTCCTTTCAAAGAGAAGCCTGAAAGAAGGTTCGAAAGTATTGGTAGTCGATGATTTCATGAAAGCCGGCGGAACGGTTAACGGAATGAAGAACCTGCTGGAAGAATTCTCAGCAAAGCTCTCAGGCATCGGTGTACTGGTAGAATCGGAAAATGCCGAAGAACGATTAGTGGATGATTATGTATCGTTATTGAAATTATCTGATGTTAATGAAAAGAGTAAGCAAATTTCCTTGAAAGAAGGAAATTACTTTCAATCAAATCTGACATTCTTATCTTAA
- a CDS encoding TatD family hydrolase produces MLFDTHVHLNAEQFNEDLEEVISRAKETGVGKMVVVGFDRPTIERAMELVEHYDFLYASVGWHPVDAIDMKDEDLAWIEELSSHPKVVALGEMGLDYHWDKSPKDVQKEVFRKQIHLAKKVKLPIIIHNREATQDIVDILREEGAEEVGGIMHCFSGSPEIAQECVDMNFYISLGGPVTFKNAKKPKEVAQAIPLEKLLIETDCPYLAPHPNRGKRNEPAYVKLVAEQIAELKGISLEEVEKITTENANKLFNIN; encoded by the coding sequence ATGTTATTTGATACACATGTTCATTTGAACGCTGAACAATTCAATGAAGATCTTGAGGAGGTAATTTCAAGAGCAAAGGAAACAGGAGTAGGAAAGATGGTTGTTGTCGGCTTTGACCGTCCTACCATCGAAAGAGCCATGGAACTGGTGGAACACTATGATTTTCTATATGCAAGCGTAGGCTGGCACCCTGTAGATGCAATTGATATGAAAGATGAGGATCTTGCTTGGATAGAAGAGCTTTCCTCACATCCCAAAGTAGTCGCCCTGGGTGAGATGGGCCTTGATTATCACTGGGATAAATCACCAAAGGACGTTCAAAAAGAAGTGTTCAGAAAACAAATTCACTTAGCGAAAAAAGTAAAACTGCCGATCATCATACATAACAGGGAAGCGACTCAGGATATAGTCGATATCCTTCGGGAAGAAGGAGCTGAAGAAGTTGGCGGAATCATGCACTGCTTCAGCGGAAGTCCTGAAATCGCCCAGGAATGCGTAGACATGAATTTCTATATTTCCCTTGGCGGACCGGTGACGTTCAAGAACGCGAAGAAGCCAAAAGAAGTAGCTCAGGCAATTCCATTGGAAAAGCTTCTCATCGAGACGGACTGCCCGTATCTTGCCCCTCATCCGAACAGAGGGAAAAGGAATGAACCTGCGTATGTGAAACTGGTAGCAGAGCAGATTGCAGAATTGAAAGGCATCTCCTTAGAAGAAGTAGAAAAGATCACAACCGAAAATGCAAACAAATTATTCAACATAAACTGA
- the rnmV gene encoding ribonuclease M5, protein MKIKEIIVVEGKDDTVAIQRAVSADTIETNGSAVSAVTIEKIRHAQEKRGVIIFTDPDYPGERIRKIVSESVPGCKHAFVHKKDALPKAGRGIGVEHASPEVIREALREAHMIEDDNEEIITKDDLVTAGLIGSPKSKDRRIALGEKLRIGYTNGKQLHKRLMMFNIQKDEFKRALMEIIQEETNA, encoded by the coding sequence ATGAAAATAAAAGAAATCATTGTGGTGGAAGGCAAGGATGATACGGTAGCGATTCAGAGGGCCGTATCAGCCGATACGATTGAAACAAACGGCTCGGCGGTTTCTGCTGTCACGATTGAAAAAATAAGGCATGCGCAAGAAAAAAGAGGTGTCATCATCTTCACAGATCCCGATTACCCCGGTGAGCGTATCAGGAAGATTGTCAGTGAGTCCGTTCCCGGCTGCAAACACGCCTTCGTACACAAGAAGGATGCCCTCCCGAAGGCAGGGAGGGGAATAGGCGTAGAGCATGCTTCTCCTGAAGTGATAAGGGAAGCCCTGAGGGAAGCTCATATGATCGAAGATGACAATGAAGAAATCATTACAAAGGATGATCTGGTAACAGCAGGGCTGATCGGGAGCCCGAAGTCCAAAGACAGAAGGATAGCACTTGGTGAGAAGCTTAGAATCGGATACACTAATGGTAAACAGCTTCATAAGCGTTTGATGATGTTCAATATCCAGAAGGATGAATTCAAGCGTGCGCTAATGGAAATTATTCAGGAGGAAACTAATGCATAA
- the ispE gene encoding 4-(cytidine 5'-diphospho)-2-C-methyl-D-erythritol kinase, with protein sequence MRLLVKAPAKINLSLDVLHKRPDGFHEVEMIMTTIDLADRIELTSLSNDTIKILSHNRFVPDDGRNLAYQAAQLLKDRLNIKKGVAISIDKVIPVAAGLAGGSSDAAATLKGLNRLWDLGLSLDELAELGSEIGSDVSFCVYGGTALATGRGEKIEHLPAPPNCWVILAKPTIGVSTADVYKNLNVSNIQHPDTEAMISALNRGSYSDICANLGNVLESVTLDMYPEVAQIKDQMERFGADAVLMSGSGPTVYGLVQYESRLHRIYNGLRGFCDQVFAVRMLGE encoded by the coding sequence ATGAGGTTATTAGTGAAGGCGCCGGCAAAAATTAACCTATCACTTGATGTTTTACATAAACGCCCCGATGGATTTCACGAGGTTGAAATGATCATGACGACCATCGATTTAGCAGATCGAATTGAACTCACAAGTCTTTCAAATGACACGATTAAAATTCTTTCTCATAATCGTTTTGTTCCGGATGATGGAAGGAACCTTGCCTACCAGGCTGCTCAGCTGCTGAAGGACAGGCTCAATATCAAAAAGGGAGTCGCGATCTCCATCGATAAGGTGATCCCGGTGGCTGCAGGATTGGCTGGTGGAAGCAGTGATGCGGCTGCTACGTTAAAAGGGTTGAACCGTTTATGGGATCTGGGACTTAGCTTGGACGAGCTTGCTGAGTTGGGGTCGGAGATAGGATCGGACGTTTCTTTCTGTGTTTACGGGGGCACCGCACTTGCAACGGGCCGGGGAGAGAAAATCGAACATTTACCTGCTCCTCCGAACTGCTGGGTTATCTTAGCCAAGCCGACCATAGGGGTTTCGACTGCGGATGTGTATAAAAATTTGAACGTTTCGAACATTCAGCATCCTGATACAGAAGCGATGATATCTGCACTAAACCGCGGTTCCTACAGCGATATCTGTGCCAATCTCGGGAACGTCCTGGAGTCCGTGACGCTGGATATGTATCCTGAAGTCGCTCAGATCAAGGATCAGATGGAACGTTTCGGAGCGGATGCGGTATTGATGAGCGGAAGCGGACCGACTGTATATGGGTTAGTCCAATATGAATCAAGACTTCACCGAATCTATAATGGGTTGAGAGGATTTTGTGACCAAGTATTCGCAGTACGCATGCTTGGTGAATAA
- a CDS encoding RidA family protein, whose product MRVVSTNQAPAAIGPYSQGIIVNNLFYSSGQIPLTAEGTMIDGDVSAQTHQVFQNLQAVLEEAGASLETVVKATVFIKDMNDFGVINEVYGEYFHTHKPARSCVEVARLPKDAEVEIEVIALVK is encoded by the coding sequence ATGCGTGTAGTTTCAACAAATCAAGCACCTGCAGCAATTGGACCATATTCTCAAGGGATCATCGTGAATAATTTATTCTACAGTTCAGGTCAAATTCCATTGACGGCAGAAGGAACAATGATTGATGGGGATGTGTCTGCTCAGACACACCAAGTCTTTCAAAATCTGCAAGCTGTCCTGGAAGAAGCAGGAGCTTCTCTTGAAACCGTAGTAAAGGCAACAGTATTCATTAAGGATATGAATGATTTCGGTGTCATCAATGAAGTTTACGGGGAGTATTTCCACACACATAAACCTGCTCGTTCTTGTGTAGAAGTCGCCCGCCTGCCGAAAGATGCAGAGGTTGAAATCGAAGTAATCGCACTCGTGAAGTAA